Within Corynebacterium jeddahense, the genomic segment TTCCAGTCGCTGTGCCCGGTCTTCGGGGGCACGCCGCCGGCCTACCCCGGGTGGCCGGGGTCGCGGGCGGACGCGGTCGAATCAGAATAGGCCGCTGATCACGCCGTTGTCGTCGACGTCGATGGTGTTGGCGGCGGGCTGTTTCGGCAGGCCCGGCATCGTCATCACATCGCCGGTGAGCGCGAGAACGAATCCGGCGCCGGTGCGCGGGATGAGGTTGCGCACGTGGAGCGTGTGGCCGGTCGGTGCCCCGAGCCGCGCCGGGTCGTCGGAGAAGGAGTACTGCGTCTTGGAGATACAGACCGGCAGGGAATCGAAGCCGTTGTCCTTAAGCGTCTGCAGGTCCTTCAGCGCGGCCGCGGAGTACTGCACGTCGCCGGCGCGGTAGATCTCGCGCGCAATCGTCGCGATGGAGTGCTCGACGCCGTCCGCCGGGTCGTAGAGCGGGTGCGAACTGCCCTCGACGAGGTTGTCCAGCAGCGTCTGCGCGAGCTCGATGGCGCCGTCGCCGCCGGCGGACCACACGTCGGCCTCCGCGAGCGCGACGCCACGCTCTTGCGCCCACTGCTTGACGTAGGCGAGTTCGGCCTGGGTGTCCGTCGCAAAGCGGTTGAGCGCGACGACCGGGGTGACCCCGAACTTGCGCACGTTCTCGACGTGGCGCTCGAGGTTGGCGATGCCGGCCTCGAGCGCCGCGACGTTCTCCGCGGCGAGGTCCGCCTTGGCCACGCCGGCGTTGTGCTTGATCGAGCGGATCGTGGCGACGATGACGGCGCCCGCGACGTCGAGGCCGCCGTAGCGGGCCTTGATGTCGAAGAACTTCTCCGCGCCCAGGTCGGAGCCGAAGCCCGCTTCGGTGAGCACGATGTCCGCGTACTGCTGGGCGGTGCGGGTGGCGATGAGCGTGTTACAGCCGTGGGCGATGTTCGCGAACGGGCCGCCGTGGATAAACGCGGGCGTGCCGCCGAGGGTCTGCACGAGGTTCGGGTTCACCGCGTCCTTGAGCAGCGCTGCCATCGCGCCCTGCGCCCCGAGGTCGCCCGCGGTGACCGGCTTGTTGTCGTAGGTGAGCCCGACGGTGATGTTGGCCAGCCGGCGCTTGAGGTCGGCGAGGCCCGTGGCCAGGCCGAGGATCGCCATGATCTCGGAGGCGGCGGTGATGGTGAACCCGGTCTCCGCGGGCACGCCGTGGGCCGGGCCGCCGAGGCCGGTGACCACGTTGCGCAAGCTGCGGTCATTGACATCGAGGCAGCGCTGCCACGTCACGCGACGCGGGTCGATGCCAAGCGCGTTGCCCTGGTGGATGTGGTTGTCGATGAGCGCGGCGAGCGTGTTGTTGGCGCTCGTGATCGCGTGGAAGTCGCCGGTGAAGTGGAGGTTGATCTGCTCCATCGGCACGACCTGCGAGTAGCCGCCGCCGGCCGCGCCGCCCTTGATGCCCATCACCGGGCCGAGCGAGGGCTCGCGCAGCGCCACCATGGCGTTCTGGCCGAGCTTCGCCAGCGCGTCGGTGAGCCCGATGAGAACGGTGGACTTCCCCTCCCCCGCCGGCGTCGGCGAGACGCCCGTGACCAGGACGAGCTTGCCGGGCGAGCCCGCGGGCACCTGGGTGATATCTACCTTGGCCATGTGCTTGCCGTACGGGATCAGCGCGTCTTCTGCGACGCCGGCCTTCGCCGCGATCTCGGTGATGGGTTTGAGGGTGTGGGCTTGGGCGATTTCGACGTCGGAACGAGTGCTCATGCCTTCACACTACAGCCGCGCCGATGGCGTATCCGAGGATCACGCTCACGGCGACGCACACCACCCCCGGCACGAGGAACGGGTGGTTGAACACGTACTTGCCGATGCGGGTCGAGCCCGTGTCGTCCATCTCCACCGCGGCGAGCAGTGTCGGGTAGGTCGGCAGCACGAACAGCGCGGAAACGGCGGGGAACGCCGCGAGCGCGGTGAGCGGGCTCACCCCGATGGAAAGCGCCGCGGGGATGAGCGCCTTCGCCGTCGCGGCCTGCGAGTACAGCAGCGACGCCGCGACGAAGAGCACGACCGCGAGCAGCCACGGCTGCGCGGTGAGCACGCCGCCGGCGATGCGCTTGATGTCGTCGAGGTAGTAGTCGATGAACGTGGTGCCCAGCCACGCGACGCCGAGCACGCACACGCAGGCGGACATGCCGGAGCGGAACACCTGGGTGTTCAGGATCTCGGCCGCCGTCGTCTTCGCTACCAGCACGATCGCGGCGGCCGCGGCGAGCATGATCGCCATGATCGCCTCGTTGCGCGGCACCGTCGGGTTACTGATCAGCCCGATCTGGTCTGAGATGAGCGTCGCGTACACCATCACGACAAGGATGGCGGCGGCAAAGATGCCCACCGACGCCTTCGCGCCGCGCGGAGCGGCGTAGTTGGAGCGTTCGCTTGGCGACGAGACGAGCCCGTCCGCAACGCGCTGCCGATAGACCGGGTCGTCCTCGAGCTCGGGGCCCATGCGGTTGGCCACCCACGCCATCGGGAAGATGGCGAAGAACGTCGCCGGGACCATCACGGCGAGCAGCTGCAGGTAGCCGACGCCGTGCGGCTCGAGCGCCGAGGCCATAAACACCACCGCCGCGGAGATCGGCGACGCCACGATGGCCATCTGCGAAGCGATAACGGCCGCCGACAGCGGACGCGACGGGCGCACGCCGCCCTCCTTCGCCACCTCCACGATGACGGGCATGGTGGAAAAGGCGGTGTGCCCCGTGCCGGCGAGCACTGTCATGAGCCAGGTGACGATCGGCGCGTAGACGGTGACCCGCTCGGGGTTGCGGCGCAGGAAGCGCTCCGCGATGTCCACGAGGTAGTCCATGCCGCCAGCGAGCTGCATCGCCGAGATCGCGGCGATAACGCACATGATGATGCCGATGACGTCGAACGGGATCGCGTCGACAGACACGGGCATCCCGGTGGCGCCGAGCAGGAGCACCCCGAGGCCACCGGCGAACCCGATGGCGATGGAGCCCATGCGGGCGCCGAGGATGATCGCACCGAACAGGATGACGAGGTGGACCACGAGAAGCATGCCCCAATTATCCTCTATTCGTCACACCAATCGGAAACGCGCCGGGTGCGGGGCTACTCGGCCTCCGGGTACGGCTCCTCGGCGGTGTCGCCGGCCGCGCTCGGCACGTGGGTCTCGCCGTGCTGCGCTTGCGACTCGCTCGACTCGCTCTGCTCGTGCTCCGAGTCGTCCACGTAGAGCTTGCCCCGGTACTCCGGGTGCATGAGGTTTTCCTTGCTCAGCAGCTTCTTCAGGTCGTCTTCCTCGATGAGGCCCTTCTCCAGCACGAGGTTGTAGACGCTCTTGCCCGTGGCCGCCGCCTCACGCCCGATGACGTCGCCGTTGTGGTGGCCGATGACCGGGTTGAGGTAGGTAACGATGCCGATGGAGTTGGTCACGTACGCCTCGCACACCTCCTTGTTCGCCGTGATGCCGTCGACGCACTTCTCGCGCAGCGTCTGCGCGGCGTTGGTGAGCAGGCGGATGGACTCGAACAGCGACTGCGCGATGACCGGCTCCATGACGTTGAGCTGCAGCTGGCCCGCCTCCGCGGCCATGGACACGGTGGCGTCGTTGCCGAAGACCTTAAAGCAGACCTGGTTGACCACCTCCGGGATCACCGGGTTCACCTTCGCCGGCATGATCGACGAGCCGGCCTGGCGCTCCGGGAGGTTGATCTCGTTGAGGCCGGCGCGCGGGCCGGAGGAGAGCAGGCGCAGGTCGTTGCAGATCTTGGAGAGCTTCATCGCCGCGCGCTTGATCGCGCCGTGCATCATGACGTAGCTGCCGGTGTCGGAGGTCGCCTCGATGAGGTCCGGCGACGCCTGGATGTTCAGCCCCGTCACCTCGCGCAGCGCGGCGACAACCTGGTCCTTGTAGCCGCTCGGGGTGTTGATGCCGGTGCCGATGGCGGTCGCGCCGAGGTTGACCTCGAGCAGCGACTCGGCCGCGTTCGAGATCGTGCGCTGCTCCTCGCTCAGGTTGGAGCCGAACGCCGTGAACTCCTGCCCCAGCGTCATCGGCACGGCGTCTTGCAGCTGGGTGCGGCCCATCTTGATGATGTCGGCGAACTCGTCGCCCTTCGCGCGGAACGCCTTCTGCAGCTTGTCCAGCTCCTCAAGGAGCTCCTGCACCGCGTAGTAGACGCCGAGGCGGAACCCGGTCGGGTACGCGTCGTTCGT encodes:
- a CDS encoding formate--tetrahydrofolate ligase, with the translated sequence MSTRSDVEIAQAHTLKPITEIAAKAGVAEDALIPYGKHMAKVDITQVPAGSPGKLVLVTGVSPTPAGEGKSTVLIGLTDALAKLGQNAMVALREPSLGPVMGIKGGAAGGGYSQVVPMEQINLHFTGDFHAITSANNTLAALIDNHIHQGNALGIDPRRVTWQRCLDVNDRSLRNVVTGLGGPAHGVPAETGFTITAASEIMAILGLATGLADLKRRLANITVGLTYDNKPVTAGDLGAQGAMAALLKDAVNPNLVQTLGGTPAFIHGGPFANIAHGCNTLIATRTAQQYADIVLTEAGFGSDLGAEKFFDIKARYGGLDVAGAVIVATIRSIKHNAGVAKADLAAENVAALEAGIANLERHVENVRKFGVTPVVALNRFATDTQAELAYVKQWAQERGVALAEADVWSAGGDGAIELAQTLLDNLVEGSSHPLYDPADGVEHSIATIAREIYRAGDVQYSAAALKDLQTLKDNGFDSLPVCISKTQYSFSDDPARLGAPTGHTLHVRNLIPRTGAGFVLALTGDVMTMPGLPKQPAANTIDVDDNGVISGLF
- a CDS encoding anaerobic C4-dicarboxylate transporter; this translates as MLLVVHLVILFGAIILGARMGSIAIGFAGGLGVLLLGATGMPVSVDAIPFDVIGIIMCVIAAISAMQLAGGMDYLVDIAERFLRRNPERVTVYAPIVTWLMTVLAGTGHTAFSTMPVIVEVAKEGGVRPSRPLSAAVIASQMAIVASPISAAVVFMASALEPHGVGYLQLLAVMVPATFFAIFPMAWVANRMGPELEDDPVYRQRVADGLVSSPSERSNYAAPRGAKASVGIFAAAILVVMVYATLISDQIGLISNPTVPRNEAIMAIMLAAAAAIVLVAKTTAAEILNTQVFRSGMSACVCVLGVAWLGTTFIDYYLDDIKRIAGGVLTAQPWLLAVVLFVAASLLYSQAATAKALIPAALSIGVSPLTALAAFPAVSALFVLPTYPTLLAAVEMDDTGSTRIGKYVFNHPFLVPGVVCVAVSVILGYAIGAAVV